In the Pristiophorus japonicus isolate sPriJap1 chromosome 5, sPriJap1.hap1, whole genome shotgun sequence genome, one interval contains:
- the LOC139263876 gene encoding dispanin subfamily A member 2b-like, translating to MEYRVNQMAMISTYPYQGLKEERPDPLPVQPPFRDHFVWSIFNFFCMNFCCLGFMALAYSVKSRDRKVVGDVEGAQHYAATARSLNIAATVLTVLFVVITLGLTFTSLFQLLGVLQQQQEYGYFGGGN from the coding sequence ATGGAGTACAGAGTTAACCAGATGGCGATGATCAGCACCTATCCATACCAGGGGCTGAAGGAAGAGCGGCCCGACCCACTCCCCGTGCAACCGCCGTTCCGCGACCACTTTGTCTGGTCCATCTTCAACTTCTTCTGCATGAACTTCTGCTGCCTGGGCTTCATGGCGCTGGCCTACTCGGTCAAATCTAGAGACCGGAAAGTTGTGGGAGATGTCGAAGGAGCTCAGCACTATGCAGCCACAGCCCGATCACTCAACATCGCCGCCACCGTACTGACCGTGCTTTTCGTGGTCATCACCCTCGGGCTGACATTCACCAGCCTATTTCAGCTGTTGGGAGTCTTACAGCAACAACAGGAATATGGTTACTTTGGAGGTGGGAATTGA